The region ACGATAGCTTCTCGAAGAGCCCGGGTTCGGAGACACCGGTGAGAGTGAGCCAGGACTTGCACGAGGAGTTCGAGGAGGCAGCCAATGGCGGGATACAGAGCTTGGCATTGGGTGCATTGGACAATAGTTTCTTGGTTGGTGATGCCGGCATTCAGGTGGTCAAGAATTTCGCTCATGGGATTCATGGGAAAGGCGTTTATGTCAATTTTGATGGCGGGAATTCCAGGAAAGGTTCGAGCTTGGTGAATGCCACACCGAAAAAGGCGCTGCTAATGCGGGCTGAGACAAATATGCTCCTTATGAGTCCAATGAATGGTGGGAAGCCTCATTCCACAGGGCTCCATCAGTTTGATATTGAGACTGGGAAGATTGTGACTGAGTGGAAGTTTGAGAAGGACGGGACTGATATTACAATGAGGGATGTGACGAATGATAGTAAAGGAGCGCAATTGGATCCCTCGGGTTCGACATTCTTGGGATTGGATGATAACAGGCTTTGCCGGTGGGATATGCGTGATCGAAATGGGATGGTTCAGAATCTTGCCAATGCTAGCACCCCTGTGTTGAATTGGGCACAGGGGCACCAGTTCTCTCGCGGGACTAATTTTCAGTGCTTTGCCACTACTGGTGATGGTTCCATTGTTGTTGGGTCTATTGATGGGAAGATTAGATTGTATTCTAGCAATTCAATGAGGCAGGCGAAGACGGCTTTTCCCGGTCTTGGTTCACCGATTACTCATGTGGATGTTACCTTTGATGGGAAGTGGATATTGGGTACCACCGATACGTATTTGATCCTTGTCTGCACCCTGTTTACTGACAAGGCTGGAAATACTAAGACCGGTTTTACCGGCCGTATGGGGAATAGGATCTCGGCTCCAAGATTGTTGAAGCTGAATCCTCTAGATTCACATTTAGCTGGAGTTGATAATAAGTTTCGAAATGCTCAGTTTTCGTGGGTAAGTATGCATATTATGTGCCTGTTAGTTGCACCTTTTTTCAGCTGGTAGCCTGCAAAAATGTGCAAGTTACTAATTCTTCTTTCGGCCATTCAATTTGCAATTAGGTGCTTAGTTAGGGTTTTTAATTTTGCATAGTCCATTCTTTTGCTGGGTTTGCTTTGCTAGTACTCATAAATTGTGTATTTCATCTGCTTTAATTGCATAGTTTCATGGCCTTCTTGAAAGAGGATTTTCTCAGTATAAGTGACGACAATAGGATTTATATGGATGTCCAAATACATTGAAAAATCACGAGTCTAGTTCTTAAAAATGCTTAGCCCGTTTGAAAACAATTGATTTAATGGTTTGACAATCAAGTATTTGATTGGCTTGGCTAGAATTTCTAGTTGCGCTTGCTTTAATGTGATCAGTTATCATAAGTTTATGCTGAATCTGGTTGATAACCCTCCCATTAGAGAATTTTTGTATAGTTCTTTGGTGCTTTCTTATGCTTCTATACTTCCGCTTGGAGTGGGGGGTTATCTCCAGTAGAGGCTGCTCAATCATGGAAATTCTTCTCATTTACCTTTCTGTCATGCCTACAGATTCTTTTCTGTATTTCTTTGTAATTGAAGGTAATGCTTAAAGTCATTAATGtataaattctttattttcaccttccaaaaaatatttaggGAATACTTATTATGCTATCTAAAAGCTTATGGATGTTCGTATAATGTGGATGTTGTGCCAcggttgcattttttttttttttcaatttttttttttataaattatcctttcaatttttttttcagtaaaCCGTTCTGTAGCTGAAAGTTTGAAGATTGTCCAGTAATTTATTACTCTAATTTCTGTTTTGATTTTGTAATCAATATTGTTCTGTGCTgattgcaaaaaagaaaaagaaaaaagtggtcTTAGACCTCTCCTAACCTTGATAATCTGTGTTCCATATGCAATTTCCATCTATTTAAAAACTCAAATAAGTTTTTCCTGTGATTTTCCTCAGTTCTATTTATAATCTTGACAATTTCATCTACATTGTTGCTTAGGTCACGGAGAATGGGAAGCAGGAGCGCCATTTGGTTTCAACTGTGGGCAAGTTTAGTGTGATATGGAACTTCCAACAGGTGAAGAATGGGTCTCATGAGTGCTACCGCCATCAGGAGGGCTTGAAGAGCTGCTACTGTTACAAGATAGTCTTGAAGGATGACTCCATTGTTGATAGTCGCTTCATGCATGAGAAGTTTGCAGTCACTGATTCACCTGAGGCCCCGCTGGTCATTGCAACCCCCATGAAAGTCAGCTCCTTCAGCATATCCAGCAGGCGATGACATGCTTAGTCATGGCCATTCCTCGTCAGCTTTCTTTGCTCCACCAATGAAGCTTCAAACGCTTTGTTTTCAAACTTCTCTGTTGTATTTTAGTTCGTTGTTTCAGTAGAGTATGTTTCAAAATGATGTCTAATTGTACTACTATGTTCTAAAGAGAACTTTTGATGTCCTGCAATTTGCAAGCTGTTTAACCTCCTGCCAATTAGTGTCGTATTAATCGTATTAATGCTTAATGA is a window of Alnus glutinosa chromosome 4, dhAlnGlut1.1, whole genome shotgun sequence DNA encoding:
- the LOC133866873 gene encoding protein CYPRO4: MGANHSREDLELSDSDAEEHQEQSEQEEEDEDEENYHDAKDRSSERRPKTPSSLDEVEAKLQALQLKYPSSTTTQNPNVKNAVKLYLHIGGNSPAAKWVVSDKLTSYSFVKTSRIDGDDDEDEDEDGDGDSWWVLKVGSKIRVKVSTELQLKTFGDQRRVDFVAKGVWAMKFFSDEEYKGFVSKFQDCLFESTYGVEAIEENKVKVYGKDFIGWLKPEIADDSVWEDTNDSFSKSPGSETPVRVSQDLHEEFEEAANGGIQSLALGALDNSFLVGDAGIQVVKNFAHGIHGKGVYVNFDGGNSRKGSSLVNATPKKALLMRAETNMLLMSPMNGGKPHSTGLHQFDIETGKIVTEWKFEKDGTDITMRDVTNDSKGAQLDPSGSTFLGLDDNRLCRWDMRDRNGMVQNLANASTPVLNWAQGHQFSRGTNFQCFATTGDGSIVVGSIDGKIRLYSSNSMRQAKTAFPGLGSPITHVDVTFDGKWILGTTDTYLILVCTLFTDKAGNTKTGFTGRMGNRISAPRLLKLNPLDSHLAGVDNKFRNAQFSWVTENGKQERHLVSTVGKFSVIWNFQQVKNGSHECYRHQEGLKSCYCYKIVLKDDSIVDSRFMHEKFAVTDSPEAPLVIATPMKVSSFSISSRR